A DNA window from Helianthus annuus cultivar XRQ/B chromosome 15, HanXRQr2.0-SUNRISE, whole genome shotgun sequence contains the following coding sequences:
- the LOC110914340 gene encoding uncharacterized protein LOC110914340 produces the protein MVRTERKDWSSKLDDALWAYRTAYKTPIVTTPYRMVYGKGCHLPMELAHRAYWEIKTVNADYNEAGKIRKLQLSEIEELRDEAYEYALAYKDKLKKVHDAKLRKKTFEVGKVWLYNSRLKMFVGKLKSKCDWAHMSFGELGGLVMFQDEKTNKQQTVNGHRLKPYLEGNDINNLELDKVGYILRSVDEEQP, from the coding sequence ATGGTAAGAACGGAGAGGAAGGATTGGTCGAGTAAGTTGGatgatgcattgtgggcataccgaacggcctacaaAACTCCAATCGTcacaacaccttaccggatggtgtatggaaagggttgtcacttgccGATGGAGTTAGCGCATCGTGCATATTGGGAAATCAAGACGGTAAATGCAGATTACAATGAAGCGGGAAAGATAAGAAAGTTGCAATTGAGTGAAATCGAAGAACTTAGAGATGAGGCATATGAGTATGCATTGGCTTACAAAGACAAGCTCAAGAAAGTACACGATgcaaaattgaggaagaaaaccTTTGAAGTGGGAAAGGTTTGGTTGTACAactcaagactcaagatgtttgtgggcaagcttaaaagcaaatgTGATTGGGCCCATATGTCGTTCGGCGAGTTGGGAGGTTTGGTGATGTTCCAAGATGAGAAAACGaacaaacaacaaacggtgaatggACATCGCTTGAAGCCATACTTGGAGGGGAACGACATAAACAACTTGGAACTTGACAAAGTGGGCTACATTCTACGCTCAGTCGATGAAGAACAACCATAA